GAAAATTGACGGATACAAAAAATAAACTGACTCTGGCAAATTCTGCTTTGAAAACGTTGCTGAATTTACCGAGATATACTCAATTCACTTTAAGCGATTCGTTAAAATATTATCCGATTGACATCGAGCTAACAGAATGTAATAAGCGGGCAAGATCGAATAATTCCATTCTGAAACTAATCGCCCAAAAGCAGATAATGGCTGAGCAGGCGTTCAATTTGGAAAGAGCAAAATTTCTCCCAAAAATTCTCGCAGTGGGAGAGTATAATATTATTCGGAATAATTATCCAATGGTCTTACCGGCTTATTCGGTGGGATTGCAAATGGAAATAAATCTTTTCGGAGGATTGAAGAAATACAATAAACTCCAGTATGCACGGCATTTGCGTTCGGAAGTGAGTAAAGCAAAAAAATATGCTACGGAAGAAATATTATTACTTACGGAAAAATATTATAATGAAGTGAGCAATAGTCAAACCCGATATATGAAATTGAAACCCACCGTGGAACTTGCAAAAAAGAATTTGCAGATCAATGAAAAACGGTTTTACGAGGGATTGGGAAAATCCATTGATGTGATCGATTCACGTTTGCTATATCAAGCTGCTCAAGTGGAACAGCTGCTTTCTCTTTTCGATTATTACAAGGCTTTATCAAAATTATACTTAACTATCGAAAAGTCAGAGCAAATATTAGAAATGTTCGACTGTGGTTAAAATATTTATGCCTACGGGCAGAAAGGAATTATATATGAAAAAGAAAAATGCTATTCTGCTTTTTCCTTTATTTTTAGTGATTTTAGCAGCAATTATTTTGCTTGTCAATTCTTGCAAAACTTCTCCTCAGGTAATGACCGGAGTGATAGAAACTACTGTGGTAAACGTATCTTCCGAGATACCGGGTAGAGTCGATAGTATTTTTGTGAATAGAGGCGATCTCGTTGAAAAAGGGCAAATTTTGGCAACTATCCAGCCGAATATTATGAATGCAAAACTCGGGCAGGCAGCCGGAGTGCTTCAGGCTGCAAATGCTTTAGTTCAAAAAGCGGAAAACGGAGCCAGAGAGCAGCAAAAAAGAGCTGCAAAAAATCAATACGAAATGGCGGAAAGTCAATATGTTTTTGCCCGAAAAACATACCATCGCTTTAAAGTTCTTTTTGCAGACAGTATAATCGCTAAACAAGAAATGGATGAGATCGAATTTAAATACAAGGCTGCCAAGAATCAGATGGAAGAAGCAAAAGCAATTTACGATATGGCTCTCGAAGGTGCCAGAAAAGAGGACATCGTGGCTGCAAAAGGGGAATATATCGAAGCAAAAAATGTTTATAACGAAGCCCAAGCATATCATAATGAACTGGAAATAGTTGCACCGGTTAGCGGAGAAATCAGCAACAAAATAGCTCAGCCTGGCGAAGTAATGGGTGCTGGTTATCCCCTGCTTAGTATTCAAATCCCGAAGGACGCCTATCTGCTTTTGAATGTGCGGGAAGATAAACTCGCTTCATTCCAAAAAGGAAAGAAGTGTAAAGTAAAAGTTCCGGCTCTCAACGGGAAAGAATTTATCTTTATGGTAAACTTTCTCGCTCCTATGGCAGATTTTGCTACTTGGGTGCCAACCAAAGCAAAAGGAGAATACGATCTGAAAACATTTGAAGTTCATCTTAAACCCGCAAAACAAATTACAGGTTTACGCCCGGGAATGACTGCTCAGGT
This genomic interval from Candidatus Cloacimonadota bacterium contains the following:
- a CDS encoding TolC family protein, which translates into the protein MKKIFYILLAILFPSIQLFAEEISLSLTDAVDSALANNQKIAQQQEVVFQKEYLNKAAFGNYLPSVNLIAGYTYLNKNPEINMEKMKESIDNVAVQYAEQIASDLGTPLTPQEIDLILAGLGEIPSYNIEIDQQKYKNANLLITQPIFMGGEITAGKRFAKSEFDFAKEELNQTRDQITQQTIERYLSIALLERVLAVRKNVVSGMLKHERDAQKAVDVGLIPPHEIIRAQVAVANAERKLTDTKNKLTLANSALKTLLNLPRYTQFTLSDSLKYYPIDIELTECNKRARSNNSILKLIAQKQIMAEQAFNLERAKFLPKILAVGEYNIIRNNYPMVLPAYSVGLQMEINLFGGLKKYNKLQYARHLRSEVSKAKKYATEEILLLTEKYYNEVSNSQTRYMKLKPTVELAKKNLQINEKRFYEGLGKSIDVIDSRLLYQAAQVEQLLSLFDYYKALSKLYLTIEKSEQILEMFDCG
- a CDS encoding efflux RND transporter periplasmic adaptor subunit; the encoded protein is MKKKNAILLFPLFLVILAAIILLVNSCKTSPQVMTGVIETTVVNVSSEIPGRVDSIFVNRGDLVEKGQILATIQPNIMNAKLGQAAGVLQAANALVQKAENGAREQQKRAAKNQYEMAESQYVFARKTYHRFKVLFADSIIAKQEMDEIEFKYKAAKNQMEEAKAIYDMALEGARKEDIVAAKGEYIEAKNVYNEAQAYHNELEIVAPVSGEISNKIAQPGEVMGAGYPLLSIQIPKDAYLLLNVREDKLASFQKGKKCKVKVPALNGKEFIFMVNFLAPMADFATWVPTKAKGEYDLKTFEVHLKPAKQITGLRPGMTAQVYY